Within the Polaribacter pectinis genome, the region GCGGCAATTAATAAAGAAATTCCTGCTCTAATATCTGGTGAAGTCATTTTTGTTGCCTTTAAACTCGATTTAAAATTCATACCAATAACTGTTGCTCTGTGGGGGTCACATAGAATAACTTTTGCACCCATATCAATCAATTTATCAACGAAAAATAATCTGCTTTCGAACATTTTTTGATGAATTAAAACCGTTCCTTTGGCTTGCGTTGCAATTACCAAAACAATACTTAATAAATCTGGCGTAAAACCAGGCCATGGTGCATCTGCAACTGTTAAAACAGAACCATCTATATAATTCTGAATTTCGTAAGATTCTTGTTCAGGAATATAAATATCATCACCTCTTTTTTCTAAAGTAATTCCTAATTTTCTAAATACATTAGGTATTTGTCCAAGATTTTCCCAACTAACATTTTTTATGGTTAGTTCTGAACGTGTCATTACTGCAACACCAATCCAAGAACCAATTTCAATCATATCTGGTAAAACTGTGTGCTCACAACCACCAAGAGAATCTACGCCTTCAATAATTAATAGATTTGAGCCAACTCCAGAGATTTTTGCACCCATAGAATTCAACATTTTAGACAATTGTTGAATATAGGGTTCGCAAGCTGCATTATAAATTTTTGTAGTTCCTGTTGCTAAAACAGCCGCCATTAAAATATTTGCGGTTCCAGTTACAGAAGCTTCATCTAATAACATTTCTACTCCATTTAGTTCTTCAGCTTCAACTCCATAAAAAGATTCTTCTTTATTATAACGGAATTTTGCGCCTAATCTAATAAAGCCCTCAAAATGGGTATCTAAACGTCTTCTACCAATTTTATCTCCTCCTGGACGTGGAATATATCCTCTACCAAATCTAGCTAAAAGTGGACCAACAATCATAATTGAACCACGTAAAGAACTTCCATCTCTTTTAAAATCTGTAGATTCTAAATAATCTAAATCAATTTCATCTGCTTGAAATGAATATGAATTTCTGCTTAATTTTTCAACTTTTACACCTAATTCACCAAGAATAAAAATTAATTTATTTACATCTATAATATCAGGAACATTGTTTACAACTACTTTTTCTGGCGTTAATAAAACTGCACAAAGTATTTGTAAAACCTCATTTTTTGCTCCTTGCGGAGTTATTGTTCCATTTAATTTATGTCCTCCTTCAATTTTAAATGATGCCATATACTAATATCTTTTTCTATTTTTATTTTGATTATTGTGGTGTGGTTTTTTATGATTTGTTTTAGAATTATTCTGCCCTTGAGAATTCCTTTTTCTTAACAAATTTTTACTTTCAGAAAGCTCTTCTCTAGTTTCTCTTAAATCTAATTTTCCGTCAGATAAATCATATAAATGTTTAAAAATAACAGCATCATCTACTGTATCTTTATTCCAATTTAAATAACATTTTTTCATATGATTTGCAATGGTAAAAACCAATGCTTCTTTCTTATCTCCTTCTTCCCAACTTAAGGCAACATCTATCATTGTTTGAATATTGTTACCATAATAACGATATCTTGAAGCTGATTTTGGATACGCTAAACCTTCTGGTTTTTCTTGTAATTCTTCTTTAGACGGAACTGGATATGGAGATTCTGCATCTAATTTAAAATCTGACATAATGTACAACTGATCCCATAATTTGTGCTTAAAATCTGGAACGTCACGTAAATGTGGTTGTAAATTTCCCATAACATCTACAATAGCTTTTGCCATTTTATCGCGTTCTTCTTTAGATTCTAAAGCCACACAATGGTCTACTAATTTTTGTATATGTCTGCCGTATTCTGGTATTATCATTAACGGTCTTCCTGAATTATATTCTAAATCGAATGTCATTTATTTATTTTTGAAGTGTCTTGATTTAGTTTCAAGAATGCCACTTATTATATTGAAGTTATTTAATGTTGCAAAATAACATTTTATTTTTAGTTTTACTGAAGATTTTTAACCAATCACTTTTAATTTGGCAAATTGTAATAACAATTTCTTTTTACCAACTGTACCAAATTTAATTTCTGCTTTTTTATTAGGTCCATTTCCTTCCAAAGCTATCACTTCTCCACTACCAAATCTATTATGTTCAACGATATTACCTACAGAAATATTGCCATCAAATAGATTCGCTTTTGCTCCTACTTGAGAAACTTTTTTTAGGTTTTTAGGAATAATAATTTCTTTCTTTTTTGCCAAATCACGTTCCATTTTTTTACGCTGAATTGGTTTTTGAAAGCGAATTCCTTTTGGAGCATCATCGAAAATACTTTTATCTACAAACCTATTTATAGAAGGTTCTGGTACTTTTGGTGTTATATAATGTAAATATTGATCGTCTATTTCTTCTAAAAACCTACTTGGTTCTGCATCTACCAATTTCCCCCATCTGTAACGCGTTTGTGCGTAGGTTAAATAAGCAACTTTTTCTGCTCTGGTTAACGCTACGTAAAATAACCTACGTTCTTCTTCCAACTCACTTCTAGTATTCATACTCATTGCAGAAGGAAATAAATTTTCCTCTAAACCAACAACATACACATACATATATTCCAAACCTTTAGATTGGTGAATGGTCATTAAAGAAACGCTTGGTTTATCATCATTTTTTTCTGAATCGAAATCTGTAGCCAAAGCCACATCTTCTAAAAATGTAGTTAAAGATGCATCTGCTCCTTCTTCAATCTTATCTGTAATAAAATCCTTAATTCCGTTTAATAATTCTTGAACATTCTCTACTTTACTTACTGCTTCTGGAGTTCCGTCTTTTTCTAAATCTTTAATTAAAAGTGTTTGTTTTACAACAGTTTCTGCAATTTCGAAGGCATTTTTTGTTTTTGACTCTATTTGAAGTCGCAACATCATATTCATAAAATTCTGCAACTTATTTTTTGTTCCAGAATTTATTTTTAAATCAATTTTATCGATATATTTTATAATATCGAAAATAGATTTTTTATAATGATTTGCAGCTATTGTTAGTTTGTCTATGGTTGTTGCACCAATCCCTCTTGCAGGATAATTTATAATTCTCTTTAAAGCTTCCTCGTCATTTGGGTTGATTAATATACGTAAGTAAGACAGGATGTCTTTAATTTCTTTACGTTGATAAAAGGAAATTCCACCATAAATTTTATAATCGATTCCTTTTTTTCTTAAAGCATCTTCAATAGCTCGTGATTGTGAATTTGTTCTATACAAAACACAAAAATTATCGGAACTTAATTGATGATTCATCTGGTTTTCCCAAATAGATTGTGCTACAAATCGCCCTTCTTCACCATCAGAAATTGTTCGCATTACGTTTATGGAATCTCCAGCGTCGTTAGAAGTCCAAACCTCTTTATCTAATTTGGTCTTATTTCTTGCTATTACAGAGTTTGCTGCATTTACAATATTACTTGTAGATCTATAATTTTGCTCTAATTTAAAGGTTTTAACATCAGGATAATCTTTCTGAAAATTTAAAATATTCTGAATATTTGCACCTCTAAAACTATAAATACTTTGGGAATCGTCTCCAACCACACAAATATTACCAAATTTATCTGCCAACGCTTTTACGATTAAATATTGCGAGTGATTTGTATCTTGATACTCATCTACCATAATATATCTAAAACGATCTTGGTATTTTGCTAAAGTTTCTGGAAAACGGGCTAATAACTCGTTGGTTCTTAACAATAAATCATCAAAATCCATTGCACCAGCTTTAAAGCATCTATCTACATATTCCTTGTAAATATTACCCACTTCTGGTCTGCTAGCATGCAAATCTGCTTCTTGTAAATCGGAATTATTAAAATATGCTCTAACCGTTATTAAACTATTTTTAAAAGAAGATATTCTATTTAAAATCTGTTTTGGCTTGTATTGTTCCTTATTTAAGTTTTTTTCTTTAATAATTGCAGTTATCAAACGAACAGAATCTTGTGAATCGTAAATTGTAAAATTTGAAGGAAAGCCCAACTTATCTGCTTCCGAACGTAAAATTCTTGCAAAAACCGAGTGAAATGTTCCCATCCAAAGGTTTTTTGCTTCACTATTACCAACTACTCCAGCAATTCTTGCTTTCATTTCTTTAGCTGCTTTGTTGGTAAATGTTAATGATAATATATTAAACGAATCTACGCCCTGTTTCATTAAATGAGCAATTCTGTAAGTTAATACACGTGTTTTACCAGAACCTGCACCAGCAATAATAATCATTGGGCCATCTTTTTGTAAAACTGCTTGTTTTTGAGCTTCGTTTAAAGAATTTAAGTAACTATTCAATAGATTTTATTTTGAAGAATTTAAAACGTGAAATTAGCCAAAGTATTCGTTTTTTTAAAGGATGATTGTTCTTTTTTATTCACAAGTTATTAGTGACAAAATTCATCTTAAAAAGAATGTTTCATTTTTTTCATAGTTTACTCCAAATTTATCTGCTCATAAACAGATAAACACAAATATCTGTCTATAGGCAGATAAATTAAAATATCTGCTTATAGGCAGATAATTTTGCTATTTTAATAAATAAAACATACATTTGAATATAAATTATAAAATAATGACAAGTATTTTAACTGGAGATATTATAAATTCTAGAAAGAAGGATGATGATTTATGGTTATCTACTTTAAAAAATGCACTTTCTAGTTTTGGAAAATCACCAAAGTATTGGCAAATATATAGAGGAGATAGTTTTCAATTAGAAATAGAAAACCCTGAAAAAGCATTTTTTGGAGCCTTAAAATTAAAATCTAATTTGAAAAGAATTGAAGGAATTGATGTTAGAATTGGGATAGGAATAGGCGAAAAAAAGTATGATGATGCAAATATAACAGCATCTAATGGAGAAGCTTTTGTAAACTCTGGTTTTGCATTTGATAATTATCTAAAAAAACAAAATTTAGCCATAAAAACGCCTTGGCAAGATATTGATGAAGAAATAAATATTGCGTTAGATTTGGCCTCATTAACCATAGATTCTTGGACACAAAATTCTGCAGAAGTTTTTAATTTGTCGATAGAAAATAGAGAAGCAACACAAAAAGAAATTGCAAAAACTTTAGGAATAACTCAAGGTAGAGTTAGTGAGAGACAAAAACGAGCTGGTTTCGATCCTATAATGAATCTGGAAAGTCGTTTTAGAAAATTAATCAACCAAAAAATAACCGAATAATGCTTCTATTTTTAAAACTGTTATTGGCACATATTATAGGAGATTTTGTTTTTCAACCAGAAAAATGGGTAAAAGACAAAGAAGAAAAGAAAATTAAGTCAGTAAAACTGTACTTTCATATTGCTGTTCATGCTGTTTTGTTATTAGTTTTTCTTCAATTTA harbors:
- the murA gene encoding UDP-N-acetylglucosamine 1-carboxyvinyltransferase — its product is MASFKIEGGHKLNGTITPQGAKNEVLQILCAVLLTPEKVVVNNVPDIIDVNKLIFILGELGVKVEKLSRNSYSFQADEIDLDYLESTDFKRDGSSLRGSIMIVGPLLARFGRGYIPRPGGDKIGRRRLDTHFEGFIRLGAKFRYNKEESFYGVEAEELNGVEMLLDEASVTGTANILMAAVLATGTTKIYNAACEPYIQQLSKMLNSMGAKISGVGSNLLIIEGVDSLGGCEHTVLPDMIEIGSWIGVAVMTRSELTIKNVSWENLGQIPNVFRKLGITLEKRGDDIYIPEQESYEIQNYIDGSVLTVADAPWPGFTPDLLSIVLVIATQAKGTVLIHQKMFESRLFFVDKLIDMGAKVILCDPHRATVIGMNFKSSLKATKMTSPDIRAGISLLIAALSAKGTSIINNIEQIDRGYENIEARLKSIGAKIERIEE
- a CDS encoding DUF4290 domain-containing protein, whose amino-acid sequence is MTFDLEYNSGRPLMIIPEYGRHIQKLVDHCVALESKEERDKMAKAIVDVMGNLQPHLRDVPDFKHKLWDQLYIMSDFKLDAESPYPVPSKEELQEKPEGLAYPKSASRYRYYGNNIQTMIDVALSWEEGDKKEALVFTIANHMKKCYLNWNKDTVDDAVIFKHLYDLSDGKLDLRETREELSESKNLLRKRNSQGQNNSKTNHKKPHHNNQNKNRKRY
- a CDS encoding ATP-dependent helicase; this translates as MNSYLNSLNEAQKQAVLQKDGPMIIIAGAGSGKTRVLTYRIAHLMKQGVDSFNILSLTFTNKAAKEMKARIAGVVGNSEAKNLWMGTFHSVFARILRSEADKLGFPSNFTIYDSQDSVRLITAIIKEKNLNKEQYKPKQILNRISSFKNSLITVRAYFNNSDLQEADLHASRPEVGNIYKEYVDRCFKAGAMDFDDLLLRTNELLARFPETLAKYQDRFRYIMVDEYQDTNHSQYLIVKALADKFGNICVVGDDSQSIYSFRGANIQNILNFQKDYPDVKTFKLEQNYRSTSNIVNAANSVIARNKTKLDKEVWTSNDAGDSINVMRTISDGEEGRFVAQSIWENQMNHQLSSDNFCVLYRTNSQSRAIEDALRKKGIDYKIYGGISFYQRKEIKDILSYLRILINPNDEEALKRIINYPARGIGATTIDKLTIAANHYKKSIFDIIKYIDKIDLKINSGTKNKLQNFMNMMLRLQIESKTKNAFEIAETVVKQTLLIKDLEKDGTPEAVSKVENVQELLNGIKDFITDKIEEGADASLTTFLEDVALATDFDSEKNDDKPSVSLMTIHQSKGLEYMYVYVVGLEENLFPSAMSMNTRSELEEERRLFYVALTRAEKVAYLTYAQTRYRWGKLVDAEPSRFLEEIDDQYLHYITPKVPEPSINRFVDKSIFDDAPKGIRFQKPIQRKKMERDLAKKKEIIIPKNLKKVSQVGAKANLFDGNISVGNIVEHNRFGSGEVIALEGNGPNKKAEIKFGTVGKKKLLLQFAKLKVIG
- a CDS encoding SatD family protein, which gives rise to MTSILTGDIINSRKKDDDLWLSTLKNALSSFGKSPKYWQIYRGDSFQLEIENPEKAFFGALKLKSNLKRIEGIDVRIGIGIGEKKYDDANITASNGEAFVNSGFAFDNYLKKQNLAIKTPWQDIDEEINIALDLASLTIDSWTQNSAEVFNLSIENREATQKEIAKTLGITQGRVSERQKRAGFDPIMNLESRFRKLINQKITE